The DNA sequence ATGTTACGGCTATTTGCGCTAATCCCCAACCCGTACAGTTAGCTACGGGAGAAATTATCGATCCTCCTGTAGAAATCTTGCCCTTGATCAAAAGACTAGTGGCAGTATTACGGGCGGAAGGAGAGGACTTAATAGCTGATAATATTTTGCTTCAGTCGCACCGCTTAGGAGAAGAAGCCCGCACTATCATTGAAAATCAGCGACGTAGGGAGTCAGATAAAATCATCGATCGCTATCAGTGGATTAGTGCTGGGGTAATTGCGGTAACTCCTGTTCCCATCGTCGATATGTTAGCTACCGCTGCGGTTAATGCTCAGATGGTGATTGAAATTGGCCGAATCTATAACATTGAACTAGATCTTGAGCAGGGTAAAGAACTAGCCTTATCTTTAGGAAAAACTTTAGTTAGCCTGGGAGTAGTTAAGGGTGCAGTAGATATCTTAGCCAAAGCCCTTCAGCTTAATTTTGCTACTTATATCGTCGGTAAAGCCATTCAAGCTGTATCTGCGGCTTATCTAACCCGTATTGCAGGAAAAAGCTTTATTGAATACTTTAGGCGTAACCTCGACTGGGGCGACGGTGGCATCACAGAAGTAGTCCAGCAACAGTTTCAACTTAGCCGACGAGATGAATTTGTTAAATCCTTTGTACAGGACGCAATTTCTAAAGTGGTGCAACCTCTATCAGAAGCTTGGGGAGATGAAGATCTAGCAGAAGAAGAGGAAGCCCAATTAGTATCAGAAATGGTAGCTGAGTTAGAGGATGATTGGTAACTGATTAGTGATTACTAATTACTGATTACTGATTACTGATTACTGATTACTGTTCATTGTTCACTGTATATTATCTAACAATCATTAATCTTACCCACTCTGTACTTTGCCAAATCATAAAAAACAAAATAGAAGCAATCAAAGCACCAAGATTCCACTTAAGACATTGCTTTAATAATAAAGAACTTTTCTGCGCTCGAAATACTTCTATTTGGCTCGTAATGTTATCTTGATGATTTTGTAGGTTGGCGATGATATCTGTTTTTAGTTTCTGAAGATTGACAGACTCGGGAATATTTACCGTTTGTTTGGCTTGCCGTTGTAGGATCGCTGCAATCTCATTTTTAGAGTCGGCTGCTGCTAACTGTTGCTGAAACTGCTGAAGATTATCTTTTTGCCTCACAAACTGAGCATTAGTCGTGGTGTCGTGTTGCTTATAAATTTGCCAACTGCTGTTAATGTTTAAAGGGATTACTAGAATTAAAACAACTGCTGCAATTAAGGAAACCCAAGAGAAAACCTTGAGCATAATTACTTCTATGAAAGTGCGATCGCTTTTTGGCCCAGAGAAAATCAAGACCATCGCCAGTAAGATAAAAGGAGTTTTTTCAATAATTGCTCCCATCGTCTTCAACTGCCACAGGGGGTATATTTGAGCTGGCATCCGCAACCATAATAAATCGACTACCGCCAGCAATAGTAAGCCATAGCCAACTAGACGTAAAATACCTGAAGGAAATACTTGTCTTTCTTGACTTTGTAAAGTGGTCATCGACTTATTTTAAAGTTTTAGTTGAATTGAAACTTGTCTAGTATAGTCCTGCCACTTGCAGATCGTATACCTCTGTCTAGATCTAATCTCAATTCTCAAAAACAGCAAGAATTTCAGTGGCAAGGGATTTACAAGCGATCGCCACTTCTTTTAATACTAGAAATCTTTAATTATTTCTAGAGCTTAGTTGGATACTTCTGCCATTTCAATAGTTTGATTATCAATATCTTTAACTAAGAAATTTAATGGCTGATCTCGACGAATCTTATACTTCAAGCGTCTAGACTGTACCCTCAACAATAAAGCCTCTAAACAGTCACGGTCAAAACAAACATGGCGTTGACGCTCTTTATAGCCACCGCTAGCACCCGCAATAATATGCAGCTGGGTATTTTTTCTCAATTGATACCAAAGTCCATCAGCACCATTAAGAGTATTACTACCAGGAGTTGCCGACATATACAGAGGATCCAAACCTCCTGCTCCCATGGCCTGTTCGTAGTTATAGTAATAGTGCAAGGGTACATCTGCTGCGGGCAGATCTAACAACCCTTCATAAAATCTCTGGGCATTTTGTAAGTCCGATACCATCACCGTATATACTTTTGGTGCGCTACTAAGGAACATCCACATTGCCCCTGCATAAGCCACCAACAGCATTACCATTACCCCCTGAGTAGAAAAAAGGCTATCCAAAGCGATCGGGGGTAAAAACGCGCCTAAATATTTTGTCGTCACCATCTCAAAGTAAATAGTATTAGCTATCATTTTGGAATTTTAAATTTTTAGCAATCCAGTTTTACATAATTTACATATATAAATTAGTTTTATAACATCAAATAAGTACTAACTGCCTATTTTCGATCATTGGGTTAAGCCATGCTGTAGAGCAAAGCGCACTAGTTCAGTACGGCTATTAGTACCTGTCTTGCCAAACAAACGGCTAACATACTTCTCAACGTTTCTGACACTAGTATTTAGCTCGCGAGCAATTTCTTTATTCATTAAACCCTGAGCCACTAAATCTAAAACGCTTTGTTCTCTAGGGGTTAAGTCTATTTTGATTGGGGGAGGAGTTACGGTAATTCCACCACTACCCCCTAACTTATCGTCTAATTTAGCTTTGATTTCCACTAATTCTTTGGTAATCTTTTCTAATTCCGCACTACTATCACCATTACCGCTACTAGTAGGGATTTTAGACAGCAAATTTTTGACGATCGCCTCTAATTCTTCTGGATCAAAAGGCTTAGACAGATAAGCATCACATCCAAATTCATATCCTTGAATGCGATCGCTAGTCATGCCTCTAGCCGTCAGAAAGACTACGGGAATAGAACGATAACGGGGATCTTCTCTCAGTTTAGCTAGGAATTGATAGCCATTAACCTCTGGCATCATAATATCGGAAATAATCAGATCTGGAGTCTGAGATTCAATATTTTGCCATGCTTCGTCAGCATTGCTGGCTGTGTTAACGTTCCAGCCTTCGGTATCTTCTAAATACGCTTGGACTGATTCTCTAATCCCAGGCTCATCGTCTACTAATAATAGTTGTTTTTCTGACATCAGGTTGATTGATTATGCTGTTAAAAACTGATTAACTTTTAATGCTAGGCTAATCAAACTAAGAATCGCCTCACTACTCAACTTGTAAGGTTGCGTTTTGAATATTTTAAGATATAGCGATCGCAACTTATTTAGTCTAGAGCCAGTGACTCATTCATAGTTAGTAGCCATACTGATTATTAACTATCTCCATAATAAGACTTCTGAGCCAAAGTAGTAGATCGTCAAGTTTGAATTGATGGGTTGAGATTAGGTAGTAGGTAGTAGGTAGTAGGTAGTAAGTAGTAGATAAAAACTAATGATAATGCGTGACTTCTATACGCACTATCCCTCACAACAATCTTGACGCACCAGTAGAAAATCACTACAAAAATTCCCCATCATGACGTGACAGGGAACATACAATGAGCAATAATCAGTAATTATTTTGCTTTATTTGCTTTGAATTGTATTTAATTTTGTCTGAACTTTCTCAACAACAGCTGGAGGTAAGGGAATATAACCTAATTCATCGGCAAAAGCCTGTCCATCAGTCAGTGACCAGTTGACTACATCTTTAAAAGCCTTAAGTTTATTGGGATCGTCATAATTCTGATATGCTAGCAACCAAGTATAGGTCACAATAGGATAAGAATTTTGTCCATCGGGATCGGTAATAAATGCTCTCAAGTTCTCAGGTAAAGTTACTGCACTCAAAGCACTAGCAGCAGTTTCGCTAGAAGGAGCGACATATTGTCCTGCTTTATTTTCTAACGTTGCAGTCGCAATATCTTGCTGTTTGGCATAGCCATACTCAATATAACCCAAAGAACCTTCTGTTTGTAGAATCTGTGCCGTCACACCTTCATTACCCTTGGCACCCACACCTGTAGGCCATTCTACGGTTTTACCATCACCAATCTGCTTAGACCATTCAGGACTAATTGCGCTTAGATGCTTGGTAAATACTCCAGTAGTACCACTCCCATCAGAGCGATAGACTACGGTAATGTCCGTATCTGGTAGTGTAGCATCAGGATTGATTTTAGCGATCGCTGGATCATTCCATTTTGTAATCTTGCCTAGTAGTATGTCAGTATATACTTGACGGGAAAGCTTAAGCCCAGTTACATCTGGTAGATTGTAGGCCAAAACAATACTTCCTGCGGTCATGGGTAACAATGCCACCCCTTTTTCTACCGCAGCAATTTCTTCGTCATCCATCGCCACATCACTAGCCCCAAAATCTACCGTACCCTGGGTAAACTGCTCAACTCCAGCACCGCTACCGACGGATTGATAAGAAACTTGAACATTGGGATTTATCTTATTGTATTCAGAAAACCATCTTTGGTATAAGGGAGCAGGAAAACTTGCCCCAGCACCAGTTAAAGATACGGACTCACCACCACTATCTTCAGTTGGAGTCGGAGTTTGAGTTGCATTTGGAGCCTGAGTCTGAGTGCCACCGCAGGCGGTAAGACTGAAAGTTAAAGCGAGAAAAGGAATAAATAAAGCTTTACGTTTAAAAGAAACTGTAGAAACCATATATATAGGTCTGGTTGTTAATTGTTTGATTAGGTGAATTGATAATTTATTGAACAACTATTGAAGAAAAAACTTGGTAAAAGAACTTTTTGTTTAATCGGCTACATTAATTTAGCTCTTTTTCTTTGCTTCTTAATTAAGAAAAAGTTAATAACAAGTTAACAATAAGTAATTTAAATCACCAGACATGAAAAAAGACAAGGTTGATTAACCTTGCCTTAAGTGAAAATAAATTGAATTAGATTGAATCTATTTTCTAGAATTTAAATCTCAGAATTCTTAGAATTCAAAGGTAGTACGAACTACACCAACATAAACAGTTTCGTTATCTGAATTGTGATCTGGATTAAGTACAGCATATG is a window from the Pleurocapsa minor HA4230-MV1 genome containing:
- a CDS encoding HpsJ family protein, yielding MTTLQSQERQVFPSGILRLVGYGLLLLAVVDLLWLRMPAQIYPLWQLKTMGAIIEKTPFILLAMVLIFSGPKSDRTFIEVIMLKVFSWVSLIAAVVLILVIPLNINSSWQIYKQHDTTTNAQFVRQKDNLQQFQQQLAAADSKNEIAAILQRQAKQTVNIPESVNLQKLKTDIIANLQNHQDNITSQIEVFRAQKSSLLLKQCLKWNLGALIASILFFMIWQSTEWVRLMIVR
- a CDS encoding response regulator transcription factor; protein product: MSEKQLLLVDDEPGIRESVQAYLEDTEGWNVNTASNADEAWQNIESQTPDLIISDIMMPEVNGYQFLAKLREDPRYRSIPVVFLTARGMTSDRIQGYEFGCDAYLSKPFDPEELEAIVKNLLSKIPTSSGNGDSSAELEKITKELVEIKAKLDDKLGGSGGITVTPPPIKIDLTPREQSVLDLVAQGLMNKEIARELNTSVRNVEKYVSRLFGKTGTNSRTELVRFALQHGLTQ
- a CDS encoding glyoxalase-like domain protein; amino-acid sequence: MIANTIYFEMVTTKYLGAFLPPIALDSLFSTQGVMVMLLVAYAGAMWMFLSSAPKVYTVMVSDLQNAQRFYEGLLDLPAADVPLHYYYNYEQAMGAGGLDPLYMSATPGSNTLNGADGLWYQLRKNTQLHIIAGASGGYKERQRHVCFDRDCLEALLLRVQSRRLKYKIRRDQPLNFLVKDIDNQTIEMAEVSN
- the pstS gene encoding phosphate ABC transporter substrate-binding protein PstS: MVSTVSFKRKALFIPFLALTFSLTACGGTQTQAPNATQTPTPTEDSGGESVSLTGAGASFPAPLYQRWFSEYNKINPNVQVSYQSVGSGAGVEQFTQGTVDFGASDVAMDDEEIAAVEKGVALLPMTAGSIVLAYNLPDVTGLKLSRQVYTDILLGKITKWNDPAIAKINPDATLPDTDITVVYRSDGSGTTGVFTKHLSAISPEWSKQIGDGKTVEWPTGVGAKGNEGVTAQILQTEGSLGYIEYGYAKQQDIATATLENKAGQYVAPSSETAASALSAVTLPENLRAFITDPDGQNSYPIVTYTWLLAYQNYDDPNKLKAFKDVVNWSLTDGQAFADELGYIPLPPAVVEKVQTKLNTIQSK